A single region of the Tachyglossus aculeatus isolate mTacAcu1 chromosome X1, mTacAcu1.pri, whole genome shotgun sequence genome encodes:
- the EXOC3L1 gene encoding exocyst complex component 3-like protein: protein MGTPAEEEQESRCPQASEAQWLEVEKAERLARGAALKWASGVFYRPEQLAGLAQYRIREAQRTQSLQARIKSTVQSYLEGVQGGLGHLRQALEEVRDTREALAAARGALGSGAEVSRALEPLRELAEEHKQLQVSVMLLPQLLAVPAAMTQIQALIRGRRLLEAHAELLALERLQEEVLVPLGGSPNPVLPLFQDLAALAEELGRAVGAAAGAARRLVREDPAMLVAAVRVAEREERRDAQLQPPPPGRPRAWRQRCLQALRQALEEAHFGAPPPEPSELPTHLAGLQAALPDELAAAEALLAPCVPGHYGVVGLCARTLHYGLTQHLRQLLDRGGLGARGTFTLLHWALKVYPGPDMMGRPDLSPEAGVAGLEPLLAPEIVEQLERTYVEEVQASVAEWLQKALKEEVAEWFREQEPETDPEGFYLSSLSGIVLQILDENIRVTALVSPSLQLRVRQMALEELGTLLHSLDKALGQFAQKHREDKARPCHYVPYLLSALNSHNVLSSFISLLQPEEASSPAPSLIATTLTMLQRKICRLLLEQLLEELQPPFTALLSHRWLSGAEPGAGLCELLVQFCSGFSRLRSPMAQLLLAESEQAVVLEYLRALMQGRLMCRSGTERIQVAERLLQDASQLRELFLDLGLEEAEQRGAVLIALQELLRLRDPALLGLEVSGFQQRFPDVSEEHISVLLAVRGDVSREQRLAVLDMMQANRPPNGRQPLFSLVPVAAPAPALSFCLPTGPCA, encoded by the exons ATGGGGACACCagctgaggaggagcaggagtccCGATGCCCTCAAG cctcagAGGCCCAGTGGCTGGAGGTGGAGAAGGCGGAGCGTCTGGCCCGGGGGGCGGCGCTGAAGTGGGCCTCAGGTGTCTTCTACCGGCCAGAGCAACTAGCGGGACTGGCCCAGTACCGGATCCGCGAGGCCCAGCGCACCCAGTCCCTGCAGGCCCGCATCAAG TCTACCGTGCAATCATACCTGGAGGGGGTGCAGGGAGGCCTGGGCCACCTGAGGCAGGCCCTGGAGGAGGTCCGGGACACCCGGGAGGCGCTGGCTGCGGCCCGAGGGGCCCTGGGGAGTGGGGCTGAGGTTTCCCGGGCACTGGAGCCTCTGCGGGAGCTGGCGGAGGAGCACAAGCAACTGCAGGTCTCGGTCATGCTGCTCCCCCAGCTCCTGGCAG TGCCAGCGGCGATGACGCAGATTCAGGCTCTGATCCGAGGACGGCGGCTGCTGGAGGCACACGCGGAGTTGCTGGCGCTTGAGCGACTGCAGGAAGAGGTGCTGGTCCCTCTGGGGGGCTCCCCCAATCCCGTGCTGCCCCTGTTCCAGGATCTGGCTGCCTTGGCCGAGGAGCTGGGCCGGGCAGTCGGGGCTGCGGCTGGGGCAGCCCGGCGCCTGGTCCGGGAAGACCCAGCAATGCTGGTGGCAGCGGTGCGCGTGGCCGAGAGAGAGGAGCGACGCGATGCCCAGCTGCAGCCCCCGCCTCCTGGGCGCCCCCGCGCCTGGCGCCAGCGCTGCTTGCAAGCTCTGCGGCAGGCGCTAGAGGAGGCCCACTTTGGGGCACCGCCCCCAGAACCCTCAGAGTTGCCTACCCACCTAGCCGGCCTGCAGGCAGCCCTCCCGGACGAACTGGCTGCAGCGGAGGCATTGCTTGCGCCCTGTGTGCCCGGCCACTACGGCGTCGTGGGGCTCTGTGCCCGCACTCTACACTACGGGCTCACCCAACACCTACGCCAGCTTCTTGATCGCGGAGGGCTGGGTGCCCGCGGCACCTTCACCCTGCTGCACTGGGCCCTGAAAGTTTACCCCGG TCCAGACATGATGGGTCGCCCTGACCTCAGCCCTGAAGCTGGGGTCGCTGGCTTGGAGCCGCTGCTCGCCCCCGAGATCGTAGAGCAGCTGGAGAGGACATACGTAGAGGAAGTCCAG gccagcgtggctgagtggctgCAGAAGGCGCTGAAGGAGGAGGTGGCTGAGTGGTTCCGCGAGCAGGAGCCAGAGACAGACCCTGAGggcttttacctctcctccctgTCCGGCATCGTGCTTCAG ATTCTGGATGAAAATATCCGGGTGACTGCACTGGTGAGCCCCTCCCTGCAACTCCGAGTGCGTCAAATGgccctggaggagctggggaCTTTACTCCACAG CCTGGACAAGGCTCTGGGCCAGTTTGCCCAGAAGCATCGCGAGGACAAGGCTCGGCCCTGCCATTACGTGCCCTACTTGCTGTCTGCTCTCAACAGCCACAATGTCCTTAG ttccttcatctctctGCTGCAACCCGAGGAGGCAtcctctccagcccccagcctgaTTGCCACCACTCTGACCATGCTCCAGAGGAAGATTTGTCGCCTACTCCTGGAGCAGCTACTGGAAGAGCTGCAG CCCCCATTCACGGCACTGCTGTCTCACCGGTGGCTGTCAGGTGCAGAGCCAGGGGCTGGGCTGTGTGAGCTGTTGGTCCAGTTCTGCAGTGGCTTCTCCCGCCTCAGGAGCCCCATGGCCCAG CTACTGCTGGCAGAGAGCGAGCAGGCCGTAGTGCTGGAGTACCTGCGGGCCCTCATGCAGGGACGGCTGATGTGTCGTAGTGGAACCGAGCGGATCCAGGTGGCCGAGCGCCTGCTGCAAGATGCGTCCCAGCTCCGAGAGCTCTTCCTTGACCTG GGCCTGGAGGAGGCCGAGCAGAGAGGGGCCGTGCTGATCGCCCTGCAGGAGCTGCTGCGCCTCCGGGACCCGGCGCTGCTCGGTCTCGAAGTGTCTGGTTTCCAGCAGCGGTTCCCGGACGTCAG cgagGAGCACATCTCGGTCCTGCTGGCCGTGCGCGGGGACGTGTCACGTGAGCAACGGTTGGCCGTCCTGGATATGATGCAGGCCAACCGGCCGCCCAACGGCCGCCAGCCGCTCTTCAGCCTCGTGCCCGTGGCCGCGCCCGCCCCCGcgctctccttctgcctccccacggGGCCTTGCGCCTGA